In a single window of the Thiohalophilus sp. genome:
- a CDS encoding malic enzyme-like NAD(P)-binding protein: MNDDELPFSEQALRYHAEPRPGKTATALTKPVATQHDLSLAYTPGVAVPVRAIAEDPQRAYRYTNKGNLVAVISNGTAVLGLGNVGALASKPVMEGKAVLFKYFADVDVVDIEVDAESPKAFIDTVRRIAPSFGGINLEDIAAPDCFDIEQALKEQLDIPVFHDDQHGTAIIIAAGLLNALELTGRTLKEARIVCLGAGSAGIASMRLLHELGADKRHITLVDRKGVIHSERRNINAHKREFARRTGLRTLEEALAGADVFIGVSGPNLVSPGMLQRMADNPIVFALSNPDPEITPANAHAARSDLIMATGRSDYANQVNNVLGFPFIFRGALDVQASAINTEMAIAAVKALAQLAHEPVPREVLQAYGLEQLVFGRDYIIPKPFDPRLREFVSGAVARAAQDSGVARVAYTPRA; this comes from the coding sequence ATGAACGACGACGAACTGCCCTTTTCCGAACAGGCCCTGCGCTATCACGCCGAACCGCGCCCGGGTAAAACCGCCACCGCCCTGACCAAGCCGGTCGCGACCCAGCACGATCTGAGCCTGGCCTACACGCCGGGGGTGGCGGTGCCGGTGCGGGCCATCGCCGAGGATCCGCAGCGGGCCTATCGCTATACCAACAAGGGGAATCTGGTGGCCGTTATTTCCAACGGCACCGCGGTGCTGGGACTGGGCAACGTGGGCGCGCTGGCCAGCAAGCCGGTGATGGAAGGCAAGGCGGTGCTGTTTAAATATTTCGCCGATGTGGATGTGGTAGACATCGAGGTGGATGCTGAATCCCCAAAAGCTTTTATCGACACCGTGCGCCGTATCGCGCCGAGTTTTGGCGGGATCAACCTGGAGGATATCGCCGCGCCCGACTGCTTCGATATCGAGCAGGCGCTCAAGGAGCAACTGGATATTCCGGTATTCCATGATGATCAGCACGGCACTGCGATCATCATTGCCGCCGGACTGCTCAATGCCCTGGAGCTGACCGGGCGCACGCTCAAGGAGGCGCGTATCGTTTGCCTGGGCGCCGGTTCGGCGGGCATCGCCTCGATGCGACTGTTGCATGAACTGGGCGCCGACAAGCGGCATATCACGCTGGTGGATCGTAAAGGGGTCATTCATTCCGAGCGGCGCAACATTAATGCCCACAAGCGCGAATTTGCCCGGCGCACCGGCCTGCGCACCCTGGAAGAGGCGCTGGCCGGCGCGGATGTTTTCATCGGGGTTTCGGGGCCGAATCTGGTCTCGCCGGGCATGCTGCAGCGCATGGCCGATAATCCCATTGTCTTTGCCCTTTCCAATCCCGATCCGGAGATCACCCCGGCCAATGCCCATGCGGCACGCAGCGATCTGATCATGGCGACCGGGCGCAGTGATTATGCCAATCAGGTGAACAATGTTCTGGGGTTTCCGTTTATTTTTCGCGGGGCGCTGGATGTGCAGGCCTCGGCCATCAATACCGAGATGGCGATCGCGGCGGTGAAGGCGCTGGCGCAGCTGGCCCATGAGCCGGTGCCGCGGGAGGTGCTGCAGGCCTACGGACTCGAACAGCTCGTCTTTGGACGGGACTACATCATTCCCAAGCCGTTTGATCCGCGATTGCGAGAGTTTGTCTCCGGGGCGGTGGCGCGGGCGGCGCAGGACAGTGGCGTGGCGCGGGTGGCGTATACGCCCCGGGCCTAG
- the rpmE gene encoding 50S ribosomal protein L31 has protein sequence MKAEIHPAYQEVSVTCSCGNHFTTRSTVGKDLNIEVCAQCHPFYTGKQKLLDTAGRVDKFRQKYGMKK, from the coding sequence ATGAAAGCTGAAATCCACCCCGCTTACCAGGAAGTGTCCGTCACCTGTAGTTGTGGCAATCACTTCACCACCCGCTCGACGGTCGGCAAGGATCTGAATATCGAAGTCTGCGCCCAGTGTCATCCGTTCTATACCGGCAAGCAGAAACTGCTGGATACCGCCGGTCGCGTGGACAAGTTCCGCCAGAAGTACGGCATGAAAAAGTAA
- a CDS encoding thermonuclease family protein produces MAIRTTEVIKKALFTAPFLLVLGSSAAIADICRPAQFDAQVSVRYVHDGDTVHLHDGRKLRIIGINTPERAREEQPAEPYADTARRQLQAYAEGPWSLVYDQQRRDRYGRLLAHVFDHQGRNITRRLLAAGAGQLLVIPPNLKFVDCYRRAQQAARRTQRGLWALPAYQPLSAAQLNAGNAEGYRLVHGRLTRIGESRSALWLNLGEEFALRIVRSDLDYFERRQIEAWRRQPLLAQGWIYRRNGQWRMRLRHPAALLEGAD; encoded by the coding sequence GTGGCGATACGCACGACGGAAGTTATCAAAAAGGCGCTGTTCACAGCGCCTTTTTTGTTGGTGCTGGGATCGTCGGCGGCGATCGCCGACATCTGCCGGCCGGCGCAATTCGACGCACAGGTCAGCGTGCGTTATGTGCATGACGGCGACACCGTGCACCTGCATGACGGGCGCAAGCTGCGGATCATCGGCATCAATACCCCCGAACGGGCCCGCGAGGAACAGCCCGCCGAGCCTTATGCCGACACCGCGCGGCGCCAGCTGCAGGCCTATGCCGAAGGGCCCTGGTCGCTGGTCTATGATCAGCAGCGGCGGGATCGTTACGGTCGTCTGCTGGCCCATGTGTTCGATCACCAGGGGCGTAACATCACTCGCCGGCTGCTTGCCGCGGGGGCCGGGCAGCTGCTGGTCATTCCGCCGAATCTGAAGTTCGTCGACTGTTATCGCCGCGCTCAGCAGGCGGCACGCCGGACGCAACGGGGTCTGTGGGCTCTGCCGGCCTATCAGCCCTTGTCTGCCGCGCAACTGAATGCGGGCAATGCCGAAGGCTATCGGTTGGTGCACGGGCGCCTGACCCGCATTGGCGAAAGTCGCTCCGCGTTGTGGCTCAACCTGGGTGAGGAGTTTGCGCTGCGTATCGTCCGATCGGATCTGGATTATTTCGAGCGTCGGCAGATCGAGGCCTGGCGCCGGCAACCACTGCTGGCGCAGGGCTGGATCTATCGGCGCAATGGCCAGTGGCGCATGCGTTTGCGCCACCCGGCGGCACTGCTGGAAGGGGCTGACTAA
- a CDS encoding penicillin-binding protein 1A, producing MKPIFKKLVTFSLASALTLGLLGALGLLGAYAYITPRLPDIDTLKDVHLQVPLRIYDKKGGLIAEFGEMKRTPLKYEEFPPRLIQAFLAAEDDRFFEHPGVDYQGILRAAINLILTGEKGQGGSTITMQVARNFFLSREKTYLRKLNEIFLALKIEGELSKEDILALYLNKIYLGKRAYGVSAAAQVYYGKALADLSLDEMAMVAGLPKAPSSYNPVANPARAIQRRNYVLGRMRDLDYIAEEAYQLALAVPVHAKTHGQSIDLEAPYIAEMVRNEMVARYGDDAYTAGYEVYTTVDPQRQKAANQALREALLEYDRRHGYRGPVNHIDLLGNVTPDPALQPGELPENAEQTLLEIPAAEADWAALLRNVPAPGNLTPALVLAVEEQAVYALTRDNRLTYLPWEQLNWAREYIDENNRGPELESAAEVLQRGDVIYVTPAGAGCSWLAQLPQVGGALVSLNPDNGAIEALSGGFDYYTSKFNRVVQAQRQPGSSFKPFIYSAAIDKGFTAASIINDAPVVFDAPGLEDTWRPENYSGRFYGPTRLRVALIKSRNLVSIRLLREIGIGYALRYLERFGFDRNTLPRDLSLALGSGVLTPMELARGYAVFANGGYFVEPNLIDYVLDADQQVVLLNRPARVCPECLDARSEDDTDQPSDETTPADEPWVPSFTQEEVTPQEWRQVMQGPQQPRIAPRVLTPQTAFLMNSMMREVIRHGTGRGAMVLGRDDLAGKTGTTNDQRDAWFTGFNRNLVTISWVGFDTPQPLGYRETGARAALPMWIKYMREALRDEPEARLEQPPGIVSVLIDPETGELAGSGAPDAVFEYFLEDQVPERRTENRVDSNGDQQGSGNITRDLF from the coding sequence ATGAAGCCCATATTTAAGAAACTGGTCACATTTTCCCTCGCCTCCGCCTTAACCCTGGGTCTGCTTGGTGCGCTCGGCCTGCTGGGGGCCTACGCCTATATCACGCCACGCCTGCCGGATATCGACACCCTCAAGGATGTGCATCTGCAGGTCCCCCTGCGAATTTACGACAAAAAGGGCGGGTTGATCGCGGAATTCGGCGAAATGAAGCGAACTCCGCTGAAATACGAGGAATTCCCGCCTCGCCTGATCCAGGCGTTCCTGGCCGCCGAGGATGACCGCTTCTTCGAACATCCGGGCGTCGATTACCAGGGAATCCTGCGCGCCGCGATCAACTTGATCCTGACCGGCGAAAAGGGCCAGGGCGGCAGCACCATCACCATGCAGGTGGCGCGCAACTTCTTTTTGAGCCGGGAAAAGACCTACCTGCGCAAGCTCAACGAAATCTTCCTGGCGCTGAAAATCGAGGGCGAGCTCTCCAAGGAGGATATTCTCGCCCTCTATCTGAACAAGATCTATCTGGGCAAGCGGGCCTACGGTGTCTCCGCCGCCGCGCAGGTCTACTACGGCAAGGCGCTGGCCGATCTGAGCCTGGATGAAATGGCGATGGTCGCCGGACTGCCCAAGGCCCCCTCCAGCTACAATCCGGTAGCCAACCCCGCTCGCGCGATTCAGCGCCGCAACTATGTTCTGGGCCGAATGCGCGATCTCGACTACATCGCCGAAGAGGCGTACCAGCTCGCTCTGGCCGTCCCGGTCCACGCCAAAACCCACGGCCAGTCCATCGATCTCGAGGCACCCTATATCGCCGAGATGGTGCGTAACGAGATGGTCGCCCGCTACGGTGACGACGCCTACACCGCCGGTTACGAGGTTTACACCACCGTGGACCCGCAACGGCAAAAAGCCGCCAATCAGGCCCTGCGTGAGGCGTTGCTGGAATATGACCGGCGCCACGGCTATCGCGGCCCCGTTAATCATATCGATCTGCTCGGCAACGTCACCCCCGACCCGGCGCTGCAGCCCGGGGAGCTGCCAGAGAATGCCGAGCAGACCTTGCTCGAGATCCCGGCCGCCGAGGCGGACTGGGCTGCACTGCTGCGTAATGTGCCCGCCCCGGGCAACCTGACCCCGGCGCTGGTACTGGCGGTCGAGGAGCAGGCGGTCTACGCCCTGACCCGTGACAACCGGCTGACCTACCTGCCCTGGGAGCAACTCAACTGGGCACGCGAGTATATTGATGAAAACAATCGCGGACCGGAACTGGAATCAGCCGCCGAGGTGCTGCAACGGGGGGATGTGATTTACGTGACCCCGGCCGGGGCGGGTTGCAGCTGGCTGGCCCAGCTACCGCAGGTGGGCGGCGCGCTGGTCTCGCTCAACCCCGATAACGGCGCCATCGAGGCGCTCAGCGGTGGTTTCGACTATTACACCAGCAAATTCAACCGGGTCGTCCAGGCCCAGCGCCAGCCCGGCTCCAGCTTCAAGCCATTTATCTATTCGGCGGCAATCGACAAGGGTTTTACCGCCGCGAGCATCATCAATGACGCACCGGTGGTGTTCGATGCGCCCGGCCTGGAAGATACCTGGCGACCGGAAAACTACAGCGGTCGTTTCTACGGCCCTACCCGCCTGCGCGTGGCGCTGATCAAATCCCGCAACCTGGTCTCCATCCGCCTGTTGCGCGAAATCGGCATCGGTTACGCGTTGCGCTATCTCGAGCGTTTCGGCTTTGACCGCAATACTCTGCCGCGGGATCTCTCCCTGGCGCTGGGCAGCGGGGTCCTGACTCCCATGGAGCTGGCCCGCGGCTACGCCGTGTTTGCCAATGGCGGCTATTTCGTCGAGCCCAACTTGATCGATTACGTCCTGGATGCCGACCAGCAAGTCGTTCTGTTGAATCGACCGGCCCGGGTCTGCCCGGAATGTCTCGATGCCCGGAGCGAGGACGACACCGATCAGCCATCGGACGAGACCACCCCGGCGGACGAGCCGTGGGTGCCCAGCTTCACACAGGAAGAGGTAACGCCCCAGGAGTGGCGACAGGTCATGCAGGGACCGCAGCAGCCGCGCATTGCCCCGCGGGTGCTCACGCCGCAGACCGCGTTTTTAATGAACAGCATGATGCGTGAGGTGATCCGCCACGGCACCGGCCGCGGCGCCATGGTGCTGGGACGGGATGATCTGGCCGGCAAAACGGGCACCACCAACGATCAACGCGATGCCTGGTTCACCGGCTTCAACCGTAATCTGGTCACCATCTCCTGGGTCGGCTTCGACACGCCCCAGCCGCTCGGCTACCGGGAAACCGGCGCCCGCGCCGCCCTGCCCATGTGGATCAAATATATGCGCGAGGCCCTGCGCGACGAACCCGAGGCGCGGCTGGAACAGCCTCCGGGCATCGTCTCGGTATTGATTGATCCCGAAACCGGTGAACTGGCCGGCAGTGGTGCGCCGGACGCCGTGTTCGAGTATTTTCTGGAAGATCAGGTGCCCGAGCGCCGCACCGAAAACCGGGTCGATTCGAACGGTGACCAGCAGGGCAGTGGCAACATCACCCGCGATCTCTTCTAG
- a CDS encoding DUF3135 domain-containing protein, whose protein sequence is MARSETAYHIDFDDWVRLAKTDPARFEDLRDRVLDYCITRAPTDRQERLRRLQWRINQVRNTASNPLSACISISNMMWSSFSHLDEAYDDLQHCRRPPFRRCARILPFPEQPRSKA, encoded by the coding sequence ATGGCAAGATCCGAGACGGCCTACCATATCGATTTCGACGATTGGGTACGCCTGGCCAAAACCGATCCGGCGCGTTTCGAGGATTTGCGGGATCGGGTGCTGGATTACTGTATTACCCGTGCTCCGACCGACCGCCAGGAGCGGTTGCGGCGGCTGCAATGGCGTATTAACCAGGTGCGAAATACCGCCAGCAACCCCCTCTCGGCCTGTATCTCCATTTCCAACATGATGTGGTCCAGCTTCAGTCACCTGGACGAGGCCTATGACGATTTGCAGCACTGCCGGCGTCCGCCGTTCCGCCGCTGTGCGCGCATTCTGCCGTTTCCCGAACAGCCCCGCAGCAAGGCGTAA